In one Polaribacter sp. ALD11 genomic region, the following are encoded:
- a CDS encoding copper resistance protein NlpE, translated as MNQFFKILVIVCILFSACKSNEVKDVTGVYKGEFPCGDCSGIDNKMTLNTDGTFLLETVYNGKGEDRVFKETGKYIVEEGKLILELEKSPFKYKIGDDFIELLDIDGNKIESELNYKLTKQKVNL; from the coding sequence ATGAATCAATTTTTTAAAATTTTAGTAATTGTTTGTATTCTTTTTTCAGCTTGTAAAAGCAATGAAGTAAAAGATGTTACAGGTGTTTATAAAGGAGAATTTCCTTGTGGAGATTGTAGTGGAATAGATAATAAAATGACACTAAATACAGATGGAACTTTTCTATTAGAAACTGTTTACAATGGAAAAGGGGAGGATCGTGTTTTTAAGGAAACAGGAAAATACATAGTAGAAGAAGGAAAACTAATTTTAGAATTAGAGAAATCGCCTTTTAAATATAAAATTGGAGATGATTTTATAGAGTTGTTAGATATTGATGGAAACAAAATTGAAAGTGAATTAAATTATAAATTGACGAAGCAAAAAGTAAATTTATAA
- a CDS encoding pentapeptide repeat-containing protein — MTDTYFDSEEYSKIDFTKTNIQKGEYENCIFLNCNFESIHASNIQFVECEFIDCNFSNTIVTGTSFKDVNFSNCKMIGVKFNEVNPFLLQISFKECQLNFSSFYQLKMAKTNFTSCNLEEVDFTETIINDSFFGDSDLKGAIFEGSNLEKSDFRTAFNFNINPENNRLKGTRFSKDNLAGLLLDYKIVIE, encoded by the coding sequence ATGACAGATACTTATTTCGATAGCGAAGAATACTCAAAAATAGATTTCACAAAAACGAACATTCAAAAAGGTGAATATGAGAATTGTATTTTTTTAAATTGCAATTTCGAGAGCATTCATGCTTCGAATATTCAATTTGTAGAATGTGAATTTATAGACTGTAATTTTAGCAATACAATTGTAACTGGTACTTCCTTTAAAGATGTAAATTTCAGCAATTGTAAAATGATAGGAGTGAAGTTTAATGAGGTGAATCCGTTTTTATTGCAGATCTCGTTTAAAGAATGTCAGTTAAATTTTAGTTCATTCTATCAATTAAAAATGGCGAAAACAAATTTTACAAGCTGCAATTTAGAAGAAGTAGATTTTACGGAAACGATAATAAACGATAGTTTTTTTGGAGATTCCGATTTAAAAGGAGCAATTTTCGAAGGAAGTAATTTAGAGAAATCAGATTTTAGAACCGCTTTTAATTTTAATATCAATCCAGAAAACAATCGTTTAAAAGGAACAAGGTTTAGTAAAGATAATCTTGCAGGCTTACTCTTAGATTATAAAATTGTAATTGAGTAA